In one Echinicola marina genomic region, the following are encoded:
- the asnB gene encoding asparagine synthase (glutamine-hydrolyzing) has translation MCGIYMTNIPYEKEKIRDKLEKINFRGPDNLGIEKINNISLGHLRLSIIDLNVRSNQPYNFKNYYITYNGEIYNFKSIRDELITLGFSFETSSDTEVLIKGYSVWGKDLLDKLNGMFAFAIYDIEREEIFCARDRLGVKPFYYYWENGVFEICSQLSPLIEKKAKISEEAISIYLDYGYVPSPYSILENTYKLSPGNYMIIDLKKKTKTISKYWDLKSIETRDISYEQAKEELHELLKDAIKIRMQSDVPLGVFLSGGIDSSLVAAIASKLSEKPINTFTIGFEDPKYDESKIAQQFAEIIGSDHRNSICRVEDVLNMLPTLIKAYDEPFSDNSALPSLLLSSETKRYATVALSGDGGDESFLGYTHFDLLYKFNQIKIIPLFVRKILGRFPWHRLFKRRPETIKGMLGAKSSDDFSWNLFMRNDSLQKERKFLWEKYYNGYKVWAKSSIQRMADLNIKLWLENDSNVKVDRASMAFSLEVRSPFLDYRIVEFARTLPVKYRYDGKIRKKIIRDILSNYIPEEVFDQPKRGFIVPMDKWLTSELRQDVVEKLNDDFLKKIPNLNVAKFKNKMNLLLDGKYDYSHLVWRLYVLALWYKEYDSRS, from the coding sequence ATGTGTGGAATTTATATGACTAATATTCCCTATGAAAAAGAAAAAATTAGGGATAAGTTAGAAAAAATTAATTTTAGAGGTCCAGATAATTTAGGGATAGAAAAAATCAATAATATTTCTTTAGGACATCTTCGTCTTTCTATTATTGACCTGAATGTAAGATCGAACCAACCATATAATTTCAAAAATTATTATATAACCTACAATGGTGAAATTTATAATTTCAAATCTATTCGTGATGAGTTGATTACATTAGGATTTTCATTTGAAACATCAAGCGATACAGAGGTACTGATAAAAGGATACTCCGTTTGGGGGAAAGATTTATTAGACAAGTTGAATGGGATGTTTGCTTTTGCAATTTATGACATTGAAAGGGAAGAAATTTTTTGTGCTAGAGACAGATTGGGCGTTAAGCCATTTTATTACTATTGGGAAAATGGTGTTTTTGAAATATGTAGCCAATTGAGCCCTTTAATAGAAAAGAAGGCCAAAATTTCAGAAGAAGCCATTAGCATATATTTAGATTATGGGTACGTTCCAAGTCCATATTCTATTTTAGAAAACACCTATAAGCTTTCTCCGGGAAATTATATGATTATTGATCTGAAAAAGAAAACAAAAACTATTTCAAAATATTGGGACCTTAAATCAATAGAAACACGAGACATTTCTTATGAGCAGGCAAAGGAAGAGCTTCATGAACTTCTCAAAGATGCGATAAAAATTCGAATGCAGTCAGATGTCCCTCTTGGAGTGTTTTTATCCGGGGGAATAGATTCATCATTGGTTGCTGCAATTGCCTCTAAATTATCAGAAAAGCCTATTAATACTTTTACCATTGGATTTGAAGATCCTAAATACGATGAAAGTAAGATTGCCCAACAATTTGCTGAAATAATTGGTTCTGATCATAGAAATTCCATATGTAGAGTAGAAGATGTTTTAAATATGCTTCCGACCTTGATAAAGGCTTATGACGAACCTTTTTCGGATAATTCAGCATTACCTTCTTTATTGTTAAGTTCCGAAACGAAGCGATATGCAACCGTGGCACTTTCAGGAGATGGAGGGGATGAAAGTTTTTTAGGATACACACATTTTGATTTATTATATAAATTCAACCAAATTAAGATCATACCATTATTTGTCAGAAAAATATTAGGCAGATTTCCATGGCATAGGTTGTTTAAAAGAAGACCCGAAACCATTAAGGGAATGTTAGGAGCAAAAAGTTCTGATGATTTTTCATGGAATCTCTTTATGAGGAATGATTCCTTACAGAAAGAAAGAAAATTTCTTTGGGAAAAATATTATAACGGCTACAAAGTATGGGCAAAAAGTTCTATTCAAAGAATGGCAGATTTGAATATAAAACTATGGTTAGAAAATGATAGTAATGTAAAAGTGGACAGGGCAAGTATGGCATTTTCTCTGGAAGTGAGAAGTCCTTTTTTAGATTATCGTATTGTAGAATTTGCGAGAACTTTGCCGGTGAAATATAGGTATGATGGAAAAATAAGAAAGAAAATCATTAGAGATATATTGTCTAACTATATACCGGAAGAAGTGTTTGATCAACCTAAAAGAGGATTTATAGTCCCCATGGATAAATGGCTGACAAGCGAGTTAAGACAAGATGTCGTAGAGAAATTAAATGATGATTTTTTAAAAAAGATACCTAATTTGAATGTTGCGAAATTTAAAAATAAAATGAATTTACTTTTAGATGGAAAGTATGATTATTCACATCTTGTGTGGAGACTGTATGTTTTGGCGCTGTGGTATAAAGAATACGATTCCAGATCATAA